The genome window CACACActatacatacatatacaaAATCGTTAACATCTCGAATCTTAATAAGacagatataaaaatgaataaactTTTAATGCTATCTCTTTTTCTATACGGTGTTGCAGCTGTAAGACCATTTAAGGGGAATTATGATGATGCTGTAAAGACTATAAATGATGACTTAGAAAGAAAAAGCAAAAAGAATGGTACTATGAATGATAAACCATTTAACTTAAGGgagaatataaattatgaaagaaaaaataactatGAATTGTACACAGATATCGATGGTGAATTAAAACAACAAAAATTCAATGTTAATGAACCAAgacaaattttaaaaaaaaatatagatgaaTTTagatatttaataaatgatttAGAGATTTTATTTGGTGTTTACAAATTTAACCCAAGAGATAAAGAAAAGGTATTAAAAGAAACATTAAAGCCAGAATCATTATGTTTTACTATAATGGGATTAATATCAAATcatttaaatgaattaaaagtGAACAATGCACCAATTTATggattatatattaaggGTGAAAGAAATAGTAATTATGAAGTAAATAGTACTTTAGGAATATATGCAATTTTGTCGAATATTACTATTTCAATAGGAAATTTTACATTCCCCGAAATGAAAAATGCGCCTTATCAACTTCCATATTTAGTTGGGCATTATGATAGTCGAACTGGATTTAAGAATAAAGACATCGCATATCTTTGTCCACTtccaaaatttttaatagaTGTTATAAGAACTACACAATTTGGTTTAAGAGTATTTTATAATGGTGCAGACATCGATGTAAAGGAATTATTTCCAATTACTTTATCGTACGCTTTAGAAAACAAAAGCTTGTTACCTATTTATAAAGAAGATAGTAATTACAAAGctgaaaaaacaaaattgttaaatatattatcaaagGAAGCCGAAGATATACCATTTAGAATGATTAAAGATAAAAGTATAAGTGGTAAAGGAATTAAAAACCCGGAAGAACGATTATTAGTGtcaaaatcattttttaactCGAGGGagcaaattaaaaaatttatatctaGCTCAGGAAAAACACCTATGGATTCAAATTCAATAGCATTGTACTTTTTAGCATTAAGTCAAAATGCTTTTtctaaacaaaaaaattttgcAATGTCTAgaataacaaaaattaatgtaaccaatattcaaaaaagtaa of Plasmodium berghei ANKA genome assembly, chromosome: 6 contains these proteins:
- a CDS encoding common gametocyte gene 1, putative, with amino-acid sequence MNKLLMLSLFLYGVAAVRPFKGNYDDAVKTINDDLERKSKKNGTMNDKPFNLRENINYERKNNYELYTDIDGELKQQKFNVNEPRQILKKNIDEFRYLINDLEILFGVYKFNPRDKEKVLKETLKPESLCFTIMGLISNHLNELKVNNAPIYGLYIKGERNSNYEVNSTLGIYAILSNITISIGNFTFPEMKNAPYQLPYLVGHYDSRTGFKNKDIAYLCPLPKFLIDVIRTTQFGLRVFYNGADIDVKELFPITLSYALENKSLLPIYKEDSNYKAEKTKLLNILSKEAEDIPFRMIKDKSISGKGIKNPEERLLVSKSFFNSREQIKKFISSSGKTPMDSNSIALYFLALSQNAFSKQKNFAMSRITKINVTNIQKSKNGYLSQYSIQLGLENNSSITINAVVNGKNIYVPSILEKNSSIITSGSPSISFETIPYSYGIYVNEGVSGLVYIFADLVFNFNKAFPYNVNNLSMFVSSK